The DNA window GTCCTTCTGTAAGCTTAGTGACCGCGTCACTAGATAAGTCTAGCTGATAACCTTCGCCCGACTTCAGCTTCGATAGGGACTGATCGGCAATCTGTACCTTGTCCCAGTCGTCGTCCCATTCATCGGTTTTGCGCTTGCGTTGATATACGAATGTTCCACGTACCGAACCATTCTTAGATTGATAATTATGGATTAACGGTAGAAAAACGAGCCTACGTGTATTATCCGAAGAGATACTAAGCGTTATCGGATCAACTTCCGACACGCCCTTAGAAACTGATTTAACACGTAGGTTATCCATTTAAGTCTATTATCTGCTTAAAGTGAACAATATCCAAGCGCAAGCAAGATAGATCTAGGTAGGTTAATGTAATTTTATTTAATTCTCGGTTTAGTGAATGCAGATAGGGGGGTCTATCCCCTTACGACGCGGCTTTATAGACTCCGCTGTATAAATAGCAAATATTTGGGAACGATATTAAAAACGTGTTTTTTGTCCAGATTAAATACCCGTCTTGCGGCTGGCTTTACTTAACTGGAAACTATATAATAAACAATGTCTAAAACTAGCATTGGAAGCGCATTCGCGTTGTTACGCCATGAAAATGGACGACTCGCGTAATAGTATTTGGCGTAAGCCGATGCTGGTTTTAGACGACCTGCGGGTCGTCCTTTTTTATGGACACCGCTAAGAATAACTAAATGGAGGTCCATATACCATGAAAGACAAGAAGATATTTAAAAAATGGTGGTTCTGGGTAATTGTTGTGATTATCGTTTTAGGAGCAATAGGCTCACTCGATCAAAGCAACAAGGATAAGCCAACTAGTGCTACCAGTAACTCGAAAAAAGCAGCTGACAGTAGTACTAACACTACTACTCTGCCAAAGCTTGATGTCGCAGACTATAAGAGCAAAGAGGGGCTAGTTGTCTATAAAGAGCTTAGAGCCAAGGGCTATAAAGTGGATGCTACATTTGAGAACCAATTTTTAACTGATATCAATGGCAAAGCATCTGATTTATTTGAACCGCTAGACTCTAGCAAACCCGACGATAAACAATCTGTGGATGCATTTACAGTTGGCAGCCTGACGCAAGATGGCGATAATGTCGCTCTCTCTATCACTAAGCCGTCTAACTAAAAATACGCTATAATAGGATTACATTAATAAACCGTCGTATTTCATGTAGTTGTGTAGCGGGACGAACCGCTCAAAAAAACGGTGCAACACCAGCATGAAATGTAAGTATACGAGAACGACTCGGTAAAAACGGGCTTACAAGCGCTAATTGAAGTATTTAACTTCAGGAGCACTTTTGTGATGCCCGCAATGTCTCAGAAAGTAAAAAAGAAGCGCGTTAAAACTGAAAAAATCAGTCAGCAGGATGCGCTAAATTTTGCACAACTTATCTTAGATATCTTTAAAGATAAGAAACGCGCTCAGGACTAGGTCAGGACAAGACCATGCAATTCACCAAATTAAATAAATCACTAGTGAAAGTAGGGGTCTCTGTTGCCTTTGAATTGCGGGCTTTGTCCCAGAGATCCCTACTTTTGTTTGGGAATAAATATGGAAAAAATACTCGCGATAGCAAACTGCCGTGTATCAAGTAATGAACAGCTTCAAAACAATAGTCTCGCAAGACAAGAAAAGTCTGTGTATGGCGCCGCAGCACGTCTGAATGCTGAGATTGTCCAAGTATGGTCTGGCAGCGTTAGCAGTAAGGCTGGCACCAACGTTAAACGCAAAGACTTATTGGATATGCTCGAAGCATGTAGAAAGAATAAGTTCATTAAATATGCGATTTTCGATGAGTACGACCGATTTATGCGAAGCGTTAATGAAGGTCCTTATTTTGAAGTTTTATTTGAGCAAGCAGGCGTAAAAGTCTGGTACGCTTCTGAGTCCGATGCATTCAACGGAAATGATGCGATGGCTAAGTTTATGAGGACGATGAGCGCCTATAAAGCAGAAGGAAGTAATGAAGAGAGACAGCGGAAATCCATCAACGGGCAAACCGCAGCACTCAAGGATGGACGGTATACTTTCCATCCTAAGGCGGGTTATAAGAAAGGTAAGATCAGTGGCATCCATGAGGTTCACTCTGTTCGCGGTCGCGAGCTGCAAAAAATCCTAAAAAGAATGTATGCTGGCTTCGTTGGTCCCACTGATGCTCTAATCGAATTTAATAAAAGTGCTTTTACAAAAGATCATGCGCCATACAAAATGGATAAATTTAGAAAGATAGCAACCGACATCTATTATGCTGGCTATCTTGAGATGAATAAACAAGTCAAAGTCAGTGGTATTAAAGGTTTACATGAGCCACTTATTACACTCGAGGAGCATTATAGACTTGTTGAAATATTTGATAAGAAACCCAAATACCAGATTGGTCCAAAAAGAAAAGGTAACCCCATGTTCCCTCTTAATAATCTCGTAGAAGATGGTGGATGTGTTGAGTTAAAGAATAAAGGACGCTTAGTCGGTTTCATCCACACTAATGGTAGATACAAAAAGACATATGAAAAATATCGTTGTCGCTCGTGCGGGCATTATTGGCATAGAGAGGAAATGCACGATAAAATAATCGACTTGTTCGATCGTTATGAGATGTCTCCAGAGACTCAAAAGAGCGTTATTGCCGCCTTGGAAACTGTGTGGCAAAAGGATAGTGAGAATAGGATAAATGAAGAACGAACTATGCGACGAAGCATGGTTGAGCTTGAGCGATACATCGAAGAAAAGGTTGAGAGCGCTATCGACGACAAAAATAAAGATATCAAGGATGACATCTTGAAGATAATCGAAAAAAAGAAAAAAGAGCTTTCCACCCTCAAGTCTCAACTCATAAAACTGATGAAGGAAGAGAGCGATGACAAAAGAGAGTTCATGGAGTTTGCCTTGAGCTTTATACAAGATACAGGACGGCACTTCTTAGAACCGACTGTCTTGAAAGAGCGCCGATTAATGTGTAAACAAATGCTATTTCCAGCTGGAATTTTCATAGATGAGAAAAATAAAATTTACACACCAGAAATTAGCGTCTTTTACAGATTAGCGGCAAACAAAAAAGACCTTTCAAAACTTGAAAAGTCTTTTATGGTGCGGGTACAGGGACTCTAACCCTGGACCTCGTCCTTGGCAAGGACGCGCTCTAACAACTGAGCTACACCCGCATAGGTGTTTTTACCTTAGTGATTATACCTAAGAATAGCCCTGTATGCAAGCTATTTTCGCTTGTCCATAAAATCTTTAACGAGTTTTACAAATTCTTGCTTATCGGCGTCGGGCAAGAAGAAATACGGCGCGATGACCTCAGACATTCCAGGACGCACGAAGGTCATTGGCTGGTCACGACGATGCAGTGGCTCAATAACGGCCACATCCTCAGGTTTGGTATTATGGTAAGACATATCTGTTGCAATGGTTTGCCACAGTTGGTTTTTGGCAATAGTACCATGCGAACGAGCGACGGCTTGCTCTTTAATGCAGCGTGAGGCGTGGGTTGCAGCACTAATTTGGACTACTTTACTTATCTCTTTTTCTGTAAAGATTTTTGCCGCCGCTTCTATCTCGGCGACAGTATTTTTAATCTCCGGTGTAATAACTATATTCTCTAACAGCGCACGGAACTTTTCTAATTGCTCGTCGCTTAATGCATCTAGCAGTGGCTGCAAACGAGGGAACTCATGCAGCCGGTTAATGTTATCGAGCAAAAACTTTTTAGTGTATTCACCCTCGTTAAGGCCATCACGCCACGATGGGCCGCGTCCAATAACAATACGCTCCACTCGTTCGGTAGGTTCTAGGCGTAAAATCACTAAAGCAAGCATAGTAAGATCACCGAGTTTATCTTCTGCTGGAATACCAAATACCAACTCTTCCCATGCCACTGTTTCAAGGTGCCGGCAATGCACCAAAATACCTAGTTTTGTCATATTTCTCCTATTTTTTCAGAATATTCGGCAACGGGTCGCCAAACTGTATATGTGGTAAATTGTAAATCATGTCGTCATAGGTTGTACCAGTGCCAGGGTATTCTGCCCGATAAGCTGTCATAATATCGCCAAACGCAGCTGAACTCCATTCAAAACCAAGCTTGCTTGCCATATCTTTTACCTGATCCTCCGTTGGCGCCTCTATTTCGATGTACGGCTTAATCCATGGCCATTCATCTATCACCACCTCTATGTCACCAAGTATCCAGATCTCGCGGCGAGCCTCTTGCGCGCTTTTAGCTTTTACGCCTAGTGCTTCGACAAACGCTACGGCAGAGTCAAAATCATTTGCGGTAAGTTCTACCTCTTTTGCGCCAGTCAGCGATATTTCATCAAACCGTTTATACGTCATAGCAATGCGATGACCTTCATCGCGAACACGAACATAAGCATGCGTGTCGTCCATTTCAGGCGTAGAAAAGATAATTCGTTGCATAAGCTGCATGGGTTGCTTACAAACAGCACCGATGTCTTTAAGACGAGT is part of the Candidatus Chromulinivoraceae bacterium genome and encodes:
- a CDS encoding recombinase family protein codes for the protein MEKILAIANCRVSSNEQLQNNSLARQEKSVYGAAARLNAEIVQVWSGSVSSKAGTNVKRKDLLDMLEACRKNKFIKYAIFDEYDRFMRSVNEGPYFEVLFEQAGVKVWYASESDAFNGNDAMAKFMRTMSAYKAEGSNEERQRKSINGQTAALKDGRYTFHPKAGYKKGKISGIHEVHSVRGRELQKILKRMYAGFVGPTDALIEFNKSAFTKDHAPYKMDKFRKIATDIYYAGYLEMNKQVKVSGIKGLHEPLITLEEHYRLVEIFDKKPKYQIGPKRKGNPMFPLNNLVEDGGCVELKNKGRLVGFIHTNGRYKKTYEKYRCRSCGHYWHREEMHDKIIDLFDRYEMSPETQKSVIAALETVWQKDSENRINEERTMRRSMVELERYIEEKVESAIDDKNKDIKDDILKIIEKKKKELSTLKSQLIKLMKEESDDKREFMEFALSFIQDTGRHFLEPTVLKERRLMCKQMLFPAGIFIDEKNKIYTPEISVFYRLAANKKDLSKLEKSFMVRVQGL
- a CDS encoding class IV adenylate cyclase: MKPEIEAKFLNVDPDDIRTRLKDIGAVCKQPMQLMQRIIFSTPEMDDTHAYVRVRDEGHRIAMTYKRFDEISLTGAKEVELTANDFDSAVAFVEALGVKAKSAQEARREIWILGDIEVVIDEWPWIKPYIEIEAPTEDQVKDMASKLGFEWSSAAFGDIMTAYRAEYPGTGTTYDDMIYNLPHIQFGDPLPNILKK